A single region of the Borrelia hermsii DAH genome encodes:
- the hisS gene encoding histidine--tRNA ligase, with amino-acid sequence MDIRTLKGFRDYLPKEALIRTHIIKQIYSVLVSYNFDLIDTPILEYSEFLLRKGGHEVEKQIYRFKDNGDRDVSMRFDLTVPFARFMATNRSKIQFPFRRSQIGKVFRGENTQRGRYREFIQFDFDIVGEDTFRSDAEILSIVYCGLEEIFLNFIEGINRKFVIHFSHIGILNAYIDKLGLENKATFILRNIDKLDKMGIESVRENLLSQLSEEHVDLILGFISLEGTFWDKLKVLKSILEDNDAVKRVEDIFVHLSALGIQDAFNFNLKIVRGLDYYTGLVFEAEMMGINMGSICSGGRYDNLLSLFSNSLQKVSGVGGSFGIDRIQDIIEIEKFNYIKLFVVKASSRVLIVNIDDSLQDYYYKLADKFRRHDYSKINNIACEVYPKSKDGKNIKVQIEYALGKAIRFLIFVGQEEYRENKLKVRDLTKKEELLLSFDEAIKFIKGNDKFLCTPF; translated from the coding sequence GTGGATATTAGAACTTTAAAAGGTTTTAGAGATTATTTGCCAAAGGAAGCGTTAATTCGTACTCATATTATAAAACAAATATATAGTGTTCTTGTTTCATATAATTTTGATTTAATAGATACTCCTATTCTTGAGTATTCTGAATTTCTTTTAAGAAAAGGTGGGCATGAGGTAGAAAAACAAATTTATCGGTTTAAGGATAACGGAGATAGAGATGTTTCTATGCGTTTTGATTTAACGGTTCCTTTTGCAAGATTTATGGCTACTAATAGATCTAAGATTCAATTTCCTTTTAGGAGATCTCAGATAGGAAAGGTATTTAGGGGTGAGAACACACAGAGAGGTAGATATAGAGAATTTATCCAATTTGATTTTGATATAGTTGGTGAGGATACTTTTCGTAGTGATGCTGAAATTTTATCTATTGTTTATTGTGGTCTTGAAGAGATTTTTTTAAATTTCATAGAAGGTATTAATAGAAAGTTTGTTATTCATTTCTCTCATATTGGGATACTTAATGCTTATATTGATAAGTTGGGATTAGAAAATAAAGCTACTTTTATTTTAAGGAATATAGATAAATTAGATAAAATGGGGATTGAGAGTGTGAGAGAAAATTTGCTTTCACAACTAAGCGAAGAACATGTTGATTTAATATTGGGGTTTATAAGTTTAGAAGGAACTTTTTGGGATAAACTTAAGGTTTTAAAAAGTATTTTAGAAGATAATGATGCTGTTAAGAGAGTTGAAGATATTTTTGTACATCTGAGTGCATTAGGGATTCAAGATGCTTTTAATTTTAATCTTAAGATAGTCCGTGGACTTGATTATTATACCGGGCTTGTATTTGAGGCTGAGATGATGGGTATTAATATGGGAAGTATTTGTAGTGGTGGGAGATATGATAATTTATTGTCCTTATTTTCTAACTCTTTGCAAAAGGTTTCAGGAGTTGGAGGATCTTTTGGTATCGATAGGATTCAAGATATAATTGAAATTGAAAAATTTAATTATATTAAGTTATTTGTGGTTAAAGCCAGCTCGAGAGTATTAATTGTTAATATAGATGATAGTTTACAAGATTATTATTATAAGCTTGCAGATAAGTTTAGAAGGCATGATTATTCCAAGATAAATAATATTGCTTGTGAGGTATATCCAAAGAGTAAAGATGGTAAAAATATTAAGGTGCAAATAGAATATGCTCTTGGTAAGGCTATAAGATTTTTAATTTTTGTAGGGCAAGAGGAATATAGAGAAAATAAGTTGAAGGTGAGAGACTTGACTAAAAAGGAAGAGTTGTTATTGTCTTTTGATGAGGCTATAAAATTTATTAAGGGCAATGACAAATTTTTATGTACGCCTTTTTAA
- a CDS encoding penicillin-binding protein: MHKNFASSLRLNIVLIIFLTITLLTIYKYFMLMSSKDIQYFSQNINHISKRGNIYDRNGKIIAFSSKSHSIGTDPNKIKNIVNTSETLGAILKIEPQILKKKLSSKKGFIYIKRKVTREESELIKRIQSEGRLKDIILYPDYTRIYPFKELTSNITGFVGTDNIGLAGIELSLNTILNEDLTKQKSINEKLSTNNIYLTIDIDLQKSINQIAKKYFNENKPENMLAIVMDAKNGEILSMLQLPQYDANYYSKYPKEIWNNFATSLTYEPGSINKIFTVAILLDSGLLKLNEKFLDNGIYQKKFKSGEVVTIKTLNPPYDYIDPSGILIYSSNVGIAHITDKVSNEYFYNKLIAFGFGKRVGFPFPGETKGILTHHSKWSGRSKATIGFGQEIGVSAIQILQAASVLSNDGVMLKPKIIKRISNEMENTIQEFQKEEIKKVISKHTAKEVLKMMREVVNKGGIPKLKMKNLNISAKSGTSQVIDKNTGKYSDEDYTSSILVIYPTENPKYIIYVIYRYPKKIIYGTRIAAPMAKEIIELIESQNNKDEYNEIKISSKISIPKPTIKYDTTETLPNLTGLSKRDLMKILNKYTNTKIKIKGNGFVYKQSQPPNTKLKDINELEITLK; encoded by the coding sequence ATGCATAAAAATTTTGCTAGCAGCTTAAGACTAAATATTGTTCTCATAATTTTCCTCACAATAACACTACTAACCATTTATAAATATTTTATGCTAATGTCCTCAAAAGACATACAATATTTTTCTCAAAATATAAATCACATTTCAAAAAGAGGCAACATTTATGATAGAAATGGTAAAATAATAGCCTTCTCATCAAAATCACATTCTATAGGAACGGATCCAAATAAAATAAAAAATATTGTAAATACATCAGAAACTCTTGGTGCAATACTGAAAATTGAGCCTCAAATACTTAAAAAAAAACTGTCTTCAAAAAAAGGATTCATATATATAAAAAGAAAAGTAACAAGAGAAGAATCTGAACTAATTAAAAGAATTCAATCAGAAGGAAGATTAAAAGACATCATACTTTATCCAGACTACACAAGGATCTATCCATTTAAAGAACTGACAAGCAATATTACGGGATTTGTAGGAACTGACAACATTGGGCTTGCAGGGATTGAACTTTCGCTAAACACCATATTAAATGAAGATCTTACAAAACAAAAATCTATAAATGAAAAATTAAGTACAAACAACATATACTTAACAATAGACATAGATCTTCAAAAAAGCATAAATCAAATAGCTAAAAAATACTTTAACGAAAATAAGCCTGAAAACATGCTAGCTATAGTAATGGATGCTAAGAATGGAGAAATTTTATCAATGCTTCAACTCCCACAATATGATGCCAATTACTATTCAAAATATCCTAAAGAAATATGGAACAATTTTGCAACTTCCCTAACATATGAACCTGGAAGTATTAATAAAATTTTTACAGTAGCTATTCTATTAGACAGTGGATTATTAAAATTAAATGAAAAATTTTTAGATAATGGTATATACCAAAAAAAATTCAAATCGGGTGAAGTAGTTACAATTAAAACCTTAAATCCTCCTTATGACTATATCGATCCTAGTGGGATTCTAATCTATTCATCAAATGTAGGAATAGCTCACATTACAGACAAAGTAAGTAATGAATATTTCTACAATAAACTAATAGCCTTTGGGTTTGGAAAAAGAGTCGGATTTCCTTTCCCCGGAGAGACAAAAGGGATACTAACCCACCATTCAAAATGGTCGGGACGGAGTAAAGCCACAATCGGATTTGGACAAGAAATAGGAGTATCTGCCATTCAAATATTACAGGCTGCTAGCGTCTTAAGTAATGATGGGGTTATGTTAAAACCCAAAATCATAAAAAGAATAAGCAATGAAATGGAAAATACAATTCAAGAATTTCAAAAAGAAGAAATTAAAAAAGTAATATCTAAGCATACAGCAAAAGAGGTTTTAAAAATGATGCGAGAAGTTGTAAATAAAGGAGGAATACCAAAACTTAAAATGAAAAATTTAAACATTTCAGCAAAAAGTGGAACTTCCCAAGTGATTGATAAAAACACAGGCAAATATTCAGACGAAGATTACACGTCCTCAATACTAGTAATATATCCCACAGAAAATCCAAAATACATTATATATGTTATATACAGATATCCTAAAAAGATAATATATGGAACAAGAATTGCTGCACCAATGGCAAAAGAAATAATAGAATTGATTGAAAGTCAAAATAACAAAGATGAATACAATGAAATTAAAATTTCCTCAAAAATTAGCATACCAAAACCCACAATAAAATACGACACAACAGAAACTCTACCAAACCTTACAGGGCTTTCAAAAAGGGATTTAATGAAAATTTTAAACAAATATACAAACACAAAAATAAAGATAAAAGGAAATGGTTTTGTATATAAACAATCCCAACCACCCAATACAAAATTAAAAGATATAAACGAACTTGAAATAACCTTAAAATAA
- a CDS encoding AMP-binding protein — protein sequence MSIVKTFFEIAEKRGDGVAQIYSGGNKDYIRVTYEDLKNNVLKFAAFLKKMGLGYQDKVFICSENRIEWSVIDFAILALGAVDVPKGSDVTLFEAEVIINNIFPNIIIVENLNLLDLVVQVNFEIKPVVVIIDDLDERDKIRFSNFQVYTYKECISIGDKSRRDEEIIETFNNINPDDMATIIYTSGTTGNPKGVMLSHANFLYQVSSFSRMISTSEGQIFMCILPIWHSFQRSFSYNIFLKGMTCLFSSIVPRNMLDDIKNINPHYIAAVPRLWIAIKQNIFKEVAKKPFLARLLFKVFVKAACLNDICYRIISGLYPDNGFDLLMPMKKILGILGLVILFPLKILGDLIVFKKIKKVLGDNFVVGITGGGSMSLFVVRFFNSIGIELANAYGLTEASPGVASDEHGKIMLGTCGKILPGTVAEIRDENGNKLKKPGKGVLFIKGPQVMLGYYQDEDATRQVIGDDGFLNTGDIVKLSKDNVVRIIGREKDTIVLNNGENIEPAPIEIKLEESLLIEKAVVVGQDQKFLGALILPNFEEINKYLESMGQKIFDAHNRQQIIANNIVLKAINDEIRKLINKANGFKPFEQILRFVLLEKPFEVGKEMSIKMDVKRNYILNLYKNEIKNLFS from the coding sequence ATGTCAATAGTAAAAACCTTTTTTGAGATTGCTGAAAAGCGTGGTGATGGGGTTGCACAAATATATAGTGGGGGCAATAAGGATTATATTAGGGTTACTTATGAAGATTTAAAGAATAATGTTTTAAAATTTGCAGCATTTTTAAAAAAGATGGGCTTGGGATATCAGGATAAGGTGTTTATTTGTTCTGAAAATAGAATTGAATGGAGTGTTATAGATTTTGCTATTTTGGCTTTAGGTGCTGTAGATGTTCCAAAGGGATCTGATGTTACTCTTTTTGAAGCTGAAGTAATTATTAATAATATTTTTCCTAATATAATAATAGTGGAAAATTTAAATCTTCTTGATTTAGTCGTTCAAGTTAACTTTGAAATTAAGCCTGTAGTTGTTATTATTGATGATTTAGATGAAAGGGATAAAATACGGTTTAGTAATTTTCAAGTTTATACTTATAAAGAGTGTATTTCAATTGGGGATAAGTCAAGACGAGACGAGGAGATTATTGAAACTTTCAATAATATTAATCCTGATGATATGGCAACAATAATATATACTTCTGGTACTACAGGGAATCCTAAAGGAGTGATGCTTTCTCATGCTAATTTTCTTTACCAGGTGTCTAGTTTTAGTCGCATGATTAGTACTAGTGAGGGGCAAATATTTATGTGTATTTTGCCAATTTGGCATTCATTTCAGAGATCATTTTCTTATAATATTTTTCTTAAAGGTATGACTTGTTTATTTTCAAGTATTGTTCCAAGAAACATGCTTGATGATATTAAAAATATTAATCCTCATTATATTGCAGCCGTTCCTAGGCTTTGGATTGCAATAAAGCAAAATATTTTTAAAGAAGTTGCCAAGAAACCGTTCTTAGCAAGATTGCTATTTAAGGTTTTCGTTAAAGCAGCATGTCTTAATGATATTTGCTATAGGATAATTTCAGGATTGTATCCTGATAATGGATTTGATTTATTAATGCCTATGAAGAAAATTTTAGGCATTTTAGGTTTAGTGATTTTATTTCCCCTTAAAATTTTGGGAGATTTAATTGTTTTTAAAAAGATAAAGAAGGTTTTAGGTGATAATTTTGTTGTTGGAATTACTGGTGGGGGTAGCATGTCTTTATTTGTTGTTAGGTTTTTCAATTCAATTGGAATTGAGCTTGCTAATGCTTATGGATTAACAGAAGCATCCCCTGGTGTTGCGTCTGATGAGCATGGGAAGATAATGCTTGGTACTTGCGGTAAAATATTGCCTGGAACTGTTGCTGAGATTAGGGATGAGAATGGCAATAAGCTTAAAAAACCAGGCAAGGGAGTTTTATTTATTAAAGGTCCTCAAGTTATGCTTGGATATTATCAAGATGAAGATGCTACAAGGCAAGTTATTGGAGATGATGGGTTTTTGAATACGGGTGATATTGTTAAGTTGTCAAAGGATAATGTTGTTCGGATCATAGGACGTGAAAAAGATACTATTGTTTTAAATAATGGGGAGAATATTGAGCCTGCTCCAATTGAAATTAAGCTTGAAGAATCTTTATTAATTGAAAAAGCTGTTGTTGTGGGTCAGGATCAAAAGTTTTTGGGTGCATTGATTCTTCCTAATTTTGAAGAGATAAATAAATATTTAGAAAGCATGGGGCAAAAAATTTTTGATGCTCACAATAGGCAGCAGATTATTGCAAATAATATTGTTCTTAAAGCTATTAATGATGAGATAAGAAAGCTTATTAATAAAGCCAATGGATTTAAGCCTTTTGAACAGATATTAAGATTTGTTCTTTTAGAAAAACCATTTGAAGTAGGCAAGGAGATGTCTATTAAGATGGATGTTAAGCGTAATTATATTTTAAATCTTTATAAAAATGAGATAAAGAATTTATTTTCCTAA
- a CDS encoding PG0541 family transporter-associated protein, producing MYRAEIISNISLEFDLHEHISRIEEDLGEYIYYSKIHNVKGKGRKGEKQGNEVWPEENFILVVYTNKLVVIEKLRNVVEILEQEYPTEGIRFFVIGN from the coding sequence ATGTATAGAGCAGAAATAATTTCTAATATATCCTTGGAGTTTGATCTTCATGAACATATAAGTAGAATAGAGGAAGATTTGGGTGAATATATATATTACTCTAAGATACATAATGTTAAAGGAAAAGGAAGAAAGGGTGAGAAGCAAGGTAATGAAGTTTGGCCTGAAGAGAATTTTATTCTTGTGGTTTATACTAATAAGTTAGTTGTTATAGAAAAGTTAAGAAATGTTGTTGAGATTTTAGAACAAGAATATCCTACTGAAGGAATTAGATTTTTTGTTATAGGGAACTAG
- a CDS encoding efflux RND transporter permease subunit: MLVKKIIGKPITMLILFSLLIMLSIYTFSRLKIELMPRIEENDITVSTQYAGRSAKEVEEKVTSILEGSLSLVKNIKTITSKSFKGNSIVDLRFYHGTNLDLALNEIRDALELSKNLLPQEVSLYRIYRGRSGNASVLSFVMYADRPVLELKRYADNILKPKLERLNGVGRVQVIGGGDKHILIEVSQNRLEAYGLTLSEIVPFISSQNVEFSVGNMLDSDLEYQIQVSGEFHSIKDLEDVVIAYKKPSTYSLGNNSMVQVRLRDIASVRSAFQDLQDYAYYNDKPSIVISVQKQSGANSVIVADAVSAEIEKIKLALPKDISLDIAYDNAKHIKKAISSVADSAYSGAILALCIILFFLRSFRATVIIGITIPLAIVLTFCLMYFADISLNIMSLSGLALSVGMLVDCSIVVIENIYKYRQKGAKLISSAILGTQEMLMPIMAATLTSICVFAPMLIFKAELDIIGDYVRDFAFTIVISLTASLFVAVFLVPVLSSYYVGLYTTFQKPIKNKLIKRIDNFLYGIYSVGEHFYVKLLNYVLIRKLAFLLVVMFSFILSLILFPFLNVSLFPYDHSSLMHFDFNFPHKTSLENSKFYSDKILEILKSEIKVYKSIVSKINSSGFAFEVTLPFKEEASGEFVGDEEDIRYRVYKRVESLYPNFNSNAFSEGNSFGAPIEIKITASDFEYAREYGELLISLLKKKFPNLVSPRLNIQEELQIDIEIDREKAYSYGINMETLSREIRANIDGISAGKYIENGVSYDILLRINRSNIASLKDLDKIFIVNAFGVKIPLSVIAKLKKTKGISEISREDQSLVVKLTAGIAPGENLALVTANVVDFVTNKVPRKDGVLVKFEGEYSEFTSSMQQFMVIICMAILLVFGVMAAQFESLLKPFIILFTIPLTLIGVVPFYFISGEKISVFTAIGMLMLVGVVVNTGIVLVDYINLLLKRGFNLEDAVLEAGRSRFRPILMSALTSIIGLFPLAFSGSSGNSLIKPIAFTFIGGMVASTFLTLLFIPIIFEIFYKLSIKDFILFKSWGSVDKIDVKGGSEGFANRNANNTDILKSNAKGNSKADANSDDVFIDED; the protein is encoded by the coding sequence ATGTTAGTAAAAAAGATTATTGGCAAACCAATAACAATGTTAATATTGTTTTCACTATTGATTATGCTTAGTATTTATACTTTTTCAAGATTGAAGATAGAGTTGATGCCCAGAATTGAAGAGAATGATATTACTGTTTCTACGCAGTATGCAGGACGTTCCGCAAAAGAAGTGGAAGAAAAAGTAACAAGTATTCTAGAAGGCAGTTTATCCTTAGTAAAGAACATAAAGACAATAACTAGTAAGTCTTTTAAGGGGAATAGCATTGTTGATCTTCGGTTTTATCATGGAACTAATTTAGATTTGGCTTTAAATGAAATAAGAGATGCACTTGAGCTTTCAAAAAACCTTTTACCACAAGAAGTAAGCTTGTATAGGATTTATAGAGGAAGGTCAGGCAATGCGTCAGTATTATCGTTTGTTATGTATGCAGATAGACCTGTTTTAGAACTTAAGAGGTATGCAGATAATATTCTTAAGCCCAAGTTAGAAAGACTTAATGGGGTTGGACGTGTGCAGGTCATTGGGGGTGGAGATAAGCATATTTTAATTGAAGTATCTCAAAATAGGTTGGAGGCATATGGGCTTACTCTGTCAGAGATAGTACCATTTATTTCTTCTCAAAATGTTGAATTTTCGGTTGGCAACATGTTAGATAGCGATTTGGAATACCAGATACAAGTATCAGGAGAATTTCATTCAATTAAAGATTTAGAAGATGTGGTTATTGCTTACAAGAAACCAAGTACTTATTCTTTAGGTAATAATTCGATGGTTCAGGTCAGACTGAGAGATATTGCAAGCGTTAGGAGTGCTTTTCAAGATTTACAAGATTATGCATATTATAATGATAAGCCTTCCATTGTGATATCTGTGCAAAAACAGAGTGGTGCAAATTCCGTTATTGTTGCAGATGCAGTAAGTGCAGAGATTGAAAAAATTAAGCTTGCCCTTCCAAAAGATATATCTTTAGATATTGCTTATGATAATGCTAAACATATTAAAAAGGCTATTTCTTCTGTTGCTGATTCAGCTTATTCTGGAGCAATTCTTGCATTATGTATTATTCTATTCTTTTTAAGAAGTTTTAGAGCTACAGTTATTATTGGCATTACAATACCATTAGCTATAGTTCTTACCTTCTGTTTAATGTATTTTGCAGATATTTCGCTAAATATTATGAGTCTCTCAGGACTTGCTTTGAGCGTTGGTATGCTTGTGGATTGTTCTATTGTTGTAATAGAGAATATATATAAGTATAGGCAAAAGGGTGCCAAACTTATATCATCTGCCATTCTTGGAACACAGGAAATGCTGATGCCAATTATGGCTGCGACATTGACATCGATTTGTGTATTTGCTCCTATGCTTATTTTTAAGGCTGAATTAGACATTATTGGTGATTATGTTAGAGATTTTGCTTTTACTATTGTTATATCTTTAACAGCTTCTTTGTTTGTTGCAGTTTTTTTAGTGCCTGTGCTTTCAAGTTATTATGTTGGGCTTTATACTACTTTTCAAAAACCCATCAAAAATAAACTCATTAAAAGAATTGATAATTTTTTATATGGAATTTATTCTGTTGGAGAGCATTTTTATGTTAAATTGCTAAATTATGTTTTAATTCGTAAGCTAGCTTTTTTGCTTGTTGTTATGTTTAGTTTTATTTTAAGTTTAATTTTATTTCCTTTTTTAAATGTATCTTTATTTCCCTATGATCATTCTTCCTTAATGCATTTTGATTTTAATTTTCCCCATAAAACAAGTTTGGAGAATTCAAAGTTCTACTCAGATAAAATTTTAGAAATTTTAAAAAGTGAAATTAAGGTTTATAAGAGTATTGTTTCTAAAATAAATTCAAGTGGTTTTGCGTTTGAAGTTACATTGCCTTTCAAGGAGGAAGCTAGTGGAGAATTTGTCGGGGATGAAGAAGATATTCGGTATAGAGTTTATAAGCGTGTTGAGAGTCTTTATCCTAATTTTAATTCTAATGCTTTCTCAGAAGGAAATTCTTTTGGTGCTCCTATTGAGATTAAAATTACTGCTTCTGATTTTGAGTATGCAAGAGAATATGGAGAATTGTTAATTAGTCTTTTAAAGAAAAAATTTCCCAATCTTGTTAGTCCTAGACTTAATATACAAGAGGAGCTGCAAATTGATATAGAGATAGATAGGGAAAAGGCCTATTCTTATGGGATTAATATGGAAACTCTCTCAAGAGAGATTAGGGCTAATATTGATGGAATTTCGGCAGGAAAATACATTGAAAATGGGGTAAGTTATGATATCTTGCTTAGGATTAATAGAAGTAATATTGCTAGCCTTAAAGATTTAGATAAAATATTTATTGTAAATGCATTTGGTGTGAAAATTCCCCTCTCTGTAATAGCTAAGCTTAAAAAAACAAAAGGGATTAGCGAGATTTCCAGAGAAGATCAGTCCTTAGTAGTTAAGCTTACAGCAGGTATTGCTCCGGGTGAAAATTTAGCTTTAGTTACAGCAAATGTAGTGGATTTTGTAACTAATAAGGTTCCCCGGAAGGATGGCGTATTGGTTAAGTTTGAAGGAGAATACAGTGAATTTACAAGCAGTATGCAGCAATTTATGGTGATAATTTGTATGGCTATCTTGCTTGTATTTGGAGTAATGGCAGCACAATTTGAATCTCTCTTAAAGCCATTTATTATTCTCTTTACAATACCATTAACCTTAATAGGCGTTGTGCCATTTTATTTTATATCGGGAGAAAAGATTTCTGTTTTTACTGCCATTGGCATGCTTATGCTTGTTGGTGTTGTTGTTAATACGGGTATTGTACTAGTAGATTATATTAATTTATTGCTTAAGAGGGGATTTAATCTTGAAGATGCAGTACTTGAGGCAGGTCGCTCTAGGTTTAGGCCAATTTTAATGTCTGCTTTAACATCAATAATTGGGCTCTTTCCCCTTGCATTCTCAGGTTCAAGTGGCAATAGTCTTATAAAGCCAATTGCTTTTACCTTTATTGGTGGAATGGTTGCTAGCACATTTCTGACTTTGCTTTTTATTCCTATAATTTTTGAAATTTTTTATAAGCTTTCTATAAAAGATTTTATACTTTTTAAGTCATGGGGTTCTGTTGATAAGATTGATGTTAAGGGAGGAAGTGAAGGTTTTGCAAATAGAAATGCAAATAATACCGATATTCTTAAGAGTAATGCTAAGGGGAATTCTAAAGCTGATGCTAATTCGGATGATGTTTTTATTGATGAGGATTAA
- a CDS encoding efflux RND transporter periplasmic adaptor subunit: MNLILNVRGNFKYYLLLIVLLFAFSCNEETDSEVQGDINTNDISNDTINEPYRFPVIAMKVQKGALSNYIPLNGDIDIKIKAEVFPDIAGKIISLNIKLGTYVKKGQIIATLDPSKPGFTYLKSPVRAPISGYVLAVSCKIGDTVGPQTSIALIGKMDVMQIKTYVSEKYILDVKAGNDAIIELESYPNERFKAKISEVSPVLDFKSRAVAVYLEPVGDNSRKMVVGMFAKIKLITKHLENVVKIPSHAFIEREGKLCVFRLNADTKTVERVFPLIDFEIDNIMSIRDGINEGDLIVIEGISSLSDGAYVDIVDIRDGLDVENNV; the protein is encoded by the coding sequence ATGAATTTGATTCTTAATGTGAGAGGTAATTTTAAATATTATTTATTGCTTATAGTTTTATTATTTGCCTTCTCATGTAATGAAGAGACTGATAGTGAAGTTCAGGGAGATATTAATACTAATGATATTTCCAATGATACTATTAATGAGCCTTATAGATTTCCAGTTATTGCTATGAAAGTTCAAAAGGGAGCTTTGAGTAATTACATTCCTTTAAATGGTGATATAGATATCAAAATAAAAGCCGAAGTATTTCCAGATATCGCAGGTAAAATAATATCTCTTAATATAAAGCTTGGAACTTATGTAAAAAAGGGACAAATCATTGCAACACTTGATCCTTCAAAACCAGGTTTTACTTATTTAAAAAGTCCAGTAAGAGCTCCAATTTCTGGATATGTTTTAGCTGTTAGTTGCAAAATTGGAGACACAGTTGGACCTCAAACAAGTATTGCTTTAATCGGCAAAATGGATGTAATGCAGATTAAAACTTATGTTTCTGAGAAATATATCTTAGATGTTAAGGCTGGCAATGATGCAATTATCGAGCTTGAGTCTTATCCTAATGAAAGGTTTAAAGCTAAGATTTCAGAAGTATCACCCGTTTTAGATTTTAAGAGCCGTGCCGTTGCAGTATATCTTGAACCTGTAGGGGATAACTCAAGAAAAATGGTTGTTGGCATGTTTGCTAAGATCAAACTTATTACTAAGCATTTAGAAAATGTGGTCAAAATCCCGAGTCATGCTTTTATTGAAAGAGAAGGCAAGCTTTGCGTATTTAGATTAAATGCAGATACAAAAACAGTTGAAAGGGTTTTTCCTTTAATAGATTTTGAGATAGATAATATTATGTCTATTCGAGATGGTATTAATGAAGGTGATTTAATTGTGATTGAAGGTATTTCTTCTCTTTCTGATGGAGCTTATGTAGATATAGTGGATATTCGGGATGGGCTTGATGTTGAAAACAATGTTTAA
- a CDS encoding TolC family protein, producing the protein MNIKRLVLIFLLSFSSYAEIIKISAEDAVCMALKNSLDAKNAEYREKIKKLYKDNSWNVFMPNVGFASNFSRQNFFMSSVEGREHWNLDFGVSADFSISPSVVNKIRLTVFNYEDAKIAREKTIKSIRLNVLKMYNELLAFKSILEVLRSQLENSKLKFEQVSVAYRNGLISEIDYIDAKLRYSKLQPDLDEQIIKFEETEERFKLLLGLDVLQDFETIGELSDEILDVSLFDEVIDINEHLEVKGLNNAAKVMQATLDSLWLDAFLPKFSFSVSYNPGSIAFSNGPGGSFKQGLGVSLGLTYSLTEILPFSKSFTGIWDQDYQLKMLKHQIENKIREFKSNIIQKRKGVRLYKSILDNSKMNLEMSKRNYQVAFDAFNAGTIDLVKLNDIEVSYKQSDLQFIKDKLNYANVILEYKDLINELD; encoded by the coding sequence GTGAATATCAAACGCTTAGTATTAATTTTTCTTTTATCGTTTTCTTCTTATGCAGAAATTATTAAGATATCCGCTGAGGATGCTGTTTGCATGGCTTTAAAAAACAGTTTGGATGCTAAGAATGCAGAGTATAGAGAAAAGATAAAAAAATTATATAAAGATAATTCTTGGAATGTTTTTATGCCAAATGTAGGGTTTGCTTCAAATTTTTCAAGGCAAAACTTTTTTATGTCTAGTGTAGAAGGAAGGGAGCATTGGAACTTAGATTTTGGAGTTTCTGCTGATTTCTCAATATCCCCATCTGTTGTTAATAAAATTAGACTTACTGTTTTTAATTATGAGGATGCTAAAATAGCCAGAGAAAAGACCATTAAAAGTATTAGGTTAAATGTTCTTAAAATGTATAACGAGCTTTTAGCTTTTAAAAGTATTTTAGAAGTTTTGAGAAGTCAGCTTGAGAATAGCAAACTTAAATTTGAGCAAGTGAGTGTTGCTTATCGCAATGGTCTTATTTCTGAAATAGATTATATTGATGCTAAACTTAGGTATAGTAAACTTCAACCTGATTTAGATGAACAAATCATTAAGTTTGAAGAGACAGAAGAAAGATTTAAATTGTTATTAGGACTGGATGTCTTGCAAGATTTTGAGACTATAGGGGAATTGTCAGATGAAATATTAGATGTTTCATTGTTTGATGAAGTCATAGATATTAACGAACATCTAGAGGTAAAAGGGTTAAATAATGCTGCTAAAGTTATGCAAGCTACTCTTGATAGTCTTTGGCTAGATGCTTTCTTGCCAAAATTTTCGTTTTCAGTTTCTTATAACCCTGGAAGTATTGCTTTTAGTAATGGTCCAGGTGGTTCATTTAAGCAAGGGTTGGGGGTTTCTTTGGGATTAACTTATAGTTTGACTGAGATTTTACCATTTTCAAAAAGTTTTACAGGGATATGGGATCAAGATTATCAATTAAAAATGTTAAAACATCAAATTGAAAATAAGATTCGTGAATTTAAATCTAATATTATTCAGAAACGTAAAGGTGTAAGACTATATAAATCCATTTTAGATAATTCCAAGATGAATTTGGAGATGTCTAAGAGGAATTATCAGGTGGCTTTCGATGCCTTTAATGCAGGTACCATAGATCTTGTAAAATTAAATGACATTGAAGTTTCCTATAAGCAGAGTGATTTGCAATTTATAAAAGATAAACTAAATTATGCTAATGTAATACTTGAATATAAAGATTTAATAAATGAGTTGGATTAA